The DNA window AGGATTTCCAGCAAAGATTAAATTACTTCCTTCTTTTAAAATATCTGTAATTAACATCATCGCTAATTCTAATTTATGTTGTTCTTTAAGTATATTTAACTCTTTCAGAAACAAATCTTTCAACTTAAGTAAATTATAAGAATCAACCGTTTCAAATTGCCCGATACCAATATTTTTGTTCTCTATTTTATATTCTTTGTAATTAGCCAGAATTATTTCTTTAACAGACTTCTTTTCAATTATGGACGAATGGCGAAACATATCAAGTCCAAATTCATTTATATCCACATTTGCCGCTAAGGCAAGTTTTTTGGCAATAGTTATATCTTTTTGGGTAGTAGTTGTTGATTTAAAAATAAGTGTATCAGATAAAATCCCGGCAAGGAGTATGCCGGCTATTTTTTTAGAAGGACTAATAAAATGTTGTTCATATCTTGCCGCAATTAATGTGGCTGTAGAGCCCACAGGTTCACCCGTAAATAAGATAGGCATTCTACTTTGAATATCTCCAAGGCGGTGATGGTCAATAATCTCAATAATCTCTGCCTCCTCAATCCCTTCTGCAGATTGAAATATCTCATTATGGTCAACCAATATCACTTTTCTACCCATAGCCTGTAGCAGGTCTCTTGCGGTAATTATTCCTATTACCTTACCCAACTCATCCACCACAGGCATAGAGCGGGCAGGGGAATTAATTATCATCCCTTTTGCTTCATTAAGTCGTGTCTCTGGGGTTAAGGAAGGAATATTTGTATTCATCAGTGTTTCAACCCCGGCTGAAAGTTTTGTTAGTCTAACTGAGGTAATCGTGTCATAAGGAGAAATAATGAGTGTTGTGTTTGATTTTGTCGCCAGGTCAACTACTTCTGGAACAGGAGAAAATCCTCCCGTAATAATAAGGCATCGGACACCAACATTAAGAATAGCCATTTGGGCATCTTCACGATTGCCAATTAAAATAATATTATCGAATCCAAAATAACTTTTAATTCTATTAACGATTGAGTCCACCTTCATCGCCCCAATAATCAGATTACCATTTGGGAAAGCAATATCTTTTTCACCAACAATTAAAGTTCCATTTAAGCATCGAATGATATTTTGAACAGTCGTATTTACCAATCTATCTGTTTCAATATTTGTTTCTGCAATGAGGAGCGCGGCAATCTTTTTAATATCAATCGTGCCCTTAATCTCTGAATTTTTTACAATTGGCACCATTAAAAATCCTTTTTCTTTCATTATATCCAGGACATTTTTAATTGGTGAATCAATATTGACAAGGATAGGAGAGGGAGTCATTACATCTTCTACTCTTAGATAAAGGTCTTTAATGACCAGTGGCGGCTCAACTTCAAAATAATCAAGAACAAATCTGGTTTCATCATTTATTTCACCCACGCTGGCGGGTTTAACATTTTTGTCACCTAAAGTTTTCCTTAACTCAGCATAGGCAATAGCCGAAACAACAGAATCTGTGTCTGGATTTTTATGTCCGATAATTAAAATTAAATCTTGTTGTGGCACATTAAACTCCTTTTCAAAATTAGAATTCCCGCAGGAAGATTAATTCATTTATAATTGAAGCAAATTGTCGTGGTAAAAAGGCTAATAGAATCTTGACCACCCAATATAAGTGTGGAATAATTTGAGAGGAGTTAATTAACTTGTTGGCAAATGGTAACTTAGCTAAAATTATAACGATAATTACCGCGATTATTACTCCTCGAACAAAACCAAATGCTATCCCTCCAACCCTATCTAACCAGCTTAGCGATAATTTCTTTAATGTTTTTTGAAGAAAGACTCCAATAAGATTTATCAAGACACACACAATTAAAAATATAAGACCATAGGCAATTATATCTGCCCAAAAGGATGATTTGATAAATCGGATTAAAAACAGGGCTATTTTTGAATATAGTAGATTAGCCACTATAATCCCGGCTATTATCGAGAGCAGTGAGAATACTTCTTTTATCAGCCCTCTAAACAGACCAAAAACCATACTGATAATGATAATGACTAAAAAGAAAATATCTAATGGATTCATTTTCTCCTGAAAATAGGAAGTAGAAAGTAGAGAGTAGAAAGTAGAGAGTAGAAAGTAGAGAGTAGAAAGTAAAGAAAACACCACTACTCACGCTTATCTCCCTATCTCCCACTTTCTATCTCCTACCACTATTTTCATCCTCATTTGTGAACCAACGGTTCATGAGCGTTTCCCCTGAAAATAGCCTTTGGAGTGCGAAAGCTTGCTTTCGCTTTGGCTTGCTTTACCTTGCCAAAGCCACTTTTGGTTTACCTTCGAAAGCGGTAGCAAGCTACCGCACTCCAAAAATTTTCATCCTCGTTTGTGAGCCGCAGGCTCATGCCCGGTTTCTCCTGTTTTACACATTTTCCAATTCTAAAATTAGTGCTTCTTCATCACAGTTGGGGAAATGGATACACTTAATGCATTCTCCCCAGATTTTATGTGGCAAAGTAGCTTTATCAACTAACTTAAATCCAAATTTCTTGAAAAAATCGGGATTATAGGTTAAGACAAAGATTTTATTTACCTCAAGTTCTTTTGCAGAATCAACTGCGGAATCAAGTAATTTAGTGCCTATCCCTT is part of the bacterium genome and encodes:
- a CDS encoding putative manganese-dependent inorganic diphosphatase; its protein translation is MPQQDLILIIGHKNPDTDSVVSAIAYAELRKTLGDKNVKPASVGEINDETRFVLDYFEVEPPLVIKDLYLRVEDVMTPSPILVNIDSPIKNVLDIMKEKGFLMVPIVKNSEIKGTIDIKKIAALLIAETNIETDRLVNTTVQNIIRCLNGTLIVGEKDIAFPNGNLIIGAMKVDSIVNRIKSYFGFDNIILIGNREDAQMAILNVGVRCLIITGGFSPVPEVVDLATKSNTTLIISPYDTITSVRLTKLSAGVETLMNTNIPSLTPETRLNEAKGMIINSPARSMPVVDELGKVIGIITARDLLQAMGRKVILVDHNEIFQSAEGIEEAEIIEIIDHHRLGDIQSRMPILFTGEPVGSTATLIAARYEQHFISPSKKIAGILLAGILSDTLIFKSTTTTQKDITIAKKLALAANVDINEFGLDMFRHSSIIEKKSVKEIILANYKEYKIENKNIGIGQFETVDSYNLLKLKDLFLKELNILKEQHKLELAMMLITDILKEGSNLIFAGNPKIIELAFEGIDEELFLKGIFSRKKQVLPAIGKGLKLFYQGM
- a CDS encoding CvpA family protein encodes the protein MNPLDIFFLVIIIISMVFGLFRGLIKEVFSLLSIIAGIIVANLLYSKIALFLIRFIKSSFWADIIAYGLIFLIVCVLINLIGVFLQKTLKKLSLSWLDRVGGIAFGFVRGVIIAVIIVIILAKLPFANKLINSSQIIPHLYWVVKILLAFLPRQFASIINELIFLREF